The region CCTTTGCGATACACTCGACTACAAATGATAGCTTTCACGATGTGCATCCCATCTTGAATCCTGCCAACTCTGAAGCTCTCGGATCACTGCCGTTACTCTCGCATCAAGGGCAACATATACGAAACGAAGAGAAGGCTGGCAAAGGTGTACTAGATATAAAGAAGCGCCTCAATTGCGAGCGAGCGAATTGTGGATCGCGTACAAAGACTACCGGAAAGCCCTGCAAAGTCTTGCTCAAAGAAGATAAGATTGCGGCTGCGGACGCAGTGATCGAATCGCTCAGACCTCTCACCCAGTCATCCCCCAATCTTGAGGATCAACTTTTTGAGCTGGCGAACATCGTACATTGTCATCAACATGCCAGCAAAGTGCTTAAGCAACAGCGCGTTAATGATTGGTTCATGACATTCCCTACCGGAGACGATAAAACCATACCTGTCATGTCCGtcgcgaagaagatcgagaatATCCTTTGGGATAAAGTGTCAAACTGTTGCATtggaaagaacaagaagggcAATCGCTGTCAGAGGAAGATTGGTGGCCAAAAAGTCCAGAATTATCAGAGGACTATAAAGGAGATCGTCAAGCCAGACACGTATTTGGACGACAGTGAACTTGATTACTTCCTCCAGGTTCTTCAACATAACACTTTTTGCTTCTACCACGTTTCTGATCAGGGTGCCAAACAGGTAAAGGAATGGAAGGACACTATCACAAATATTCGGAGAAAGAGTGGTATCCCAGCAGCAGACTCGAATATCTCCCAATCGGGTAAAGGAGATAGTCAACAAGCGAGCACACCAAACGTTCATATGGATACATCGAGTTCAAATATACTACGACGTCGGTCGAAATCTTTGTCCCCAGCTCAATTTTGGCCGGAAGAGCACGACAACACTCCTTTGAAAATTGTCACCAAGCCCATTGATACGGCCGACACGATCCCATATCTTCTGCCGGAGACAGATCAAACGAAAGGCTTTGTGTATGCATACGAGGTCGAGAGTAACAAAGGCCTCGTCAAGATAGGGTACACAAGCAAAACGGTCGGGGAGCGTCTTAGTGAATGGACCTTTGATTGCAATAGGGTTGTGCTGCCTATATATCCTATCGATTCCCGGGCTGCGGTGGCCGTTCCAAATGCACCTTTCGTAGAGGCACTATGTCATGCCGAGTTAAGGCAACGCAATGTCTGGATTAACTGCGATGCTTGCCTGAAACGACATGTGGAATGGTTTCGGGTCTCACCCACAGAGGCCATTGCGCTAATACGAAAATGGTCAAATTGGGCGTGGATGCAACCACTACCGTACCATCCGAGCTTGGACCTGGCTTTAGATGCATGCGCTGAGGCCAAGATGGAAGATAATAATGCATTTGATGCAAAGTGGCCAGTGGAAGAGATACAAGTACAACTTCAGGCCGTATAGAGAAGCCAGAAGGCCCAGCGCCATCAAACCAGAAATAAAACCAAAGGTTCGGCCCTGCTCACTATTCATTATTGTACTACGGCTAAACATCTCAATATGACATGTAGACAAGTATCTGTCACCGCGACGTGTGACATGGCAGTAGCACGAACAAATGTTATAATAAATGCACTCATAGGCAAGATCACAAGCATAACTGATCACTGAATGTCTGGTAACTCATTTGTCATTAGCTCATATAGTCTAGTTAATTAGCTGTCAAAAACACAGTTCAAATTGTCTTACGTCCTGCCTTCAGTGCATGACGCTTTGTTCAGTGCGTCACCTGAAGGCCCGGATGTATTTCAAGTTCACCCGCAAGGTCTGAACTGCTGACATGGCCTTCAGAAGTTCGGAGACTTTCTTCAGACTTCGACTTAGTTTGTCCTCCTTGCTCCGTTTGCCCTGTCGAGGGTCCCTGTCTGCTGGAGTTCTCACGAACTCTTCTAAACATtggcaagaacaagaaatcgGTACCATTAAACCTGTAACAGGAGAAGTGAACCTTGCAAAGAGGACAGAGTATAATTATGTTATAGTTAGTACTTGTTCTGTCTGGATAATCTCTAAATAATCAACTagactttttttttaatgaaaaaagaagaaaaagaaaaagagaacTTAAGATGCCCTGCTATACCTAGAAAGATGTAAACAGGATACTTCGGCCGACCATTACATAGTTAAGTAGGTAGAAAGTTAACAGCTATTTACTACTTACTTTAGTCAGGCTAACAACTGCTATGGAAAACCTCGTACTGACCAGCCGTTCCACCCCTGTGTAATAACCGTGCCTAGTACCGGTACAGCGGGTATCATAGGGACTACAACGAACCCAAGGGTCATTTATGCTCGGGATATGAACTACAGAGCCGCATAATGAGAACATGTCCGGCTTGGCACCGGTTCCGTGACCCTGATTTGGTCATATGGGCCTGGAAGGCCCAGGCGTATAATCTGTCGAAATGGGTTAGAGGTAGTACCAGTAAGGGTCCATCGGGCGACACCGGTGGCTTCCCCTCGACCACTGAAGTTGCGTATGGGATGTTAGGGCCCAACCGGGGCACAATTAGTTCCGGCTTCCTAGCCGCTTTAGTCAAGGCAAATTTACTCCAAACCAGATCCAGCCCTTGGCCAGGCACAGTAGCTGTGGCTTTAGAACCAAGGGTGTTCCCCGTCGTCCAGGGGGAGGCAGCAATTATCGAAAATATTGCACAAGATGGGCCAACTCGCGTGCTATGTCAGTCTCTGGACGACGGTCTTACTgtctgcctctgctgcttcagaACGATACCTTCCTGTTGTTAAAAGAGATGACCCGGCCGTAGTCTCTGCGAGATTACATGCGCCTCCGGCtccagcaattccagcgctTCAAGCGAGGGATACTATCTCAGCACCAGCGTTGAAAGACTCGGTACGCCCTCGCTTTCTGTATCAACTATTTCTCTCTCTAACCAGAAATTTGGACAGGGCGGCTACTGGCTCAATGTATCGATTGGAACGCCTCCACAACCAGTTGCATTGCTGGTTGACGCGCAGGATACAGGCATTGTTGTGATGTACCCCGGCTCTCAGAATGTAGACTGTTCCGACTACCGATATTGTGATTTTTATGGACAGTTTGCTCCCCAGAACTCGTCTTCTTTCGCTTCATATGACGAGGACTGGCAGCAGGAACTTCCAACTTCCTTCAGCGGCTTTGATACGCTCCGCGTGGGTGATTCAAAGCCAATCAATATCTCTCTGGGGCTTGTCGCGGTCGACAACGTCTCTAGCTGTGAGTACTACCATGCTACCCGCCCTGACGTAACTGTGACTGAAGTATTGCAGACAGTTCCATCGGGATCGGTCCATCCAATACCAGCTTCCCCTACCAGCTGGTAGACCGCGGCCTTATCAATACCCCATCATTCAGTGCGTGGCGGGATGCTGTTCAAGACGCAGACCCAGACCTAGAACAACACCCAAACCACAGTCCCGGCAGTATATTATTCGGCGGCATCAACGCTGCCAAATTCATTGGGCCTCTCCACGCCTTTTCCTTCAGGGACTCCCTTCCTTCCATGACCCTTCCCGTGCATGGCGTCCAGATTCACGTCGATCCTGCAGCCGGCCTGCCATCTACTGCAAATTTCTCTAGCACAGAAGTCCTTATAAACTCCACCTTCAAGGAAACACTCTTCGACCTGCAAACCAGATATGTTTCCACATATGTACCTCTTGAAACAGCAATGATCATCTACAATGCGCTCAACCTAACAACCAACCGCCGAGACGACGGATACTATACTGCCCCGGAAATCCCTTGCAGTCGCAAAACCGAGAACCACACACTAACCTTCTTAATCGGCTCCGCAGCGTTCGATATCCCCTGGACCGCATTCCTGCATCCCTCCAACATTCCCAGTCAAGGGATCTGCTACTTCTATATCCAGCCTCCATACGAGGAAGATCCGCTCTTCGCGGGGACTTTGGGGAGTACACTGCTGAGTCAATTGTACCTTGCCGTCGACTACAATAGTATGATGATCGGAATCGCGCCGATTAACCGGAATTCCCCGCAAGATGAAATATTAGAAATTGGGACCGAGGCACCGCAGTTTCCTGGTGGTGTTGGGGATTTCCCTGAGACAGTTACGGCGTATACGCCCGCACCAACAGAGACGATTGCTACGGAGACGTCGGATGGGTGGGCAGCTATGAGGACTGCAGCACCTTGTGTATTGCCTGCGGTTGCGGGGGCTGTGTTAATAGGGTTGATTTAGATGCTTCTATACTAGACATGTGTTCTATAGGGGCGCCGCTCCAGACATACTTAGTCggctaaaaaaaaaaaaaaaaaaaaaaaaaaaaaactagCTAGAACTTATTATTTTCATGGGaaattttctcttttccttgcCAGGTTATAGCAGCTGAAGAAATTAAATGTAATTTATTATATTTgctagacttgttaaaccacgggttggggcgggttttcaggcctagctgatccgcccacgcgggttttggggtggcatgggtttagcaaataattcgaacccaacccaaataacccaaaataacccatttatgcatatcattactctaataagcagtgatctacgtaactaataaaatactgtatttaaatactgtattataaatcatctaagtaagaaaatataatctaaatacagtaatataaACCTTATTAGATTTGAAGTTTTGAattacttttctttttttgacACTGCTGTCTCAAACCATTGGGGCGGGTTCAAGTGGTGCAACCCCTTTTGAATTAGTTCATACCAGATATCCTGGTTATCAAAAAATGCGAGTAAAAGCAAGAGTTTCGCGGCAGTGGGATCACGTTCCTGGATCTCTTTATAGGTGATAATCCAAGTTTGTACAATATTTCCTTGCCGGTACTGGCGTGTGGGTGCCGACTGAGACTGCAGGTCGAACCAGGAAGTCCGGTAGAGCTCCAAATACTCTCTAAAAGTTGTTCCTGTTTGACGTACGAAGGCCCCAGCTATGACAATTGCCAGCGAGAGCCCATCAAGCAAGCTGGAAAGATTTATAAGGTCTGTTGACGTTAGTCATGGTCTTCAAATCTAGCTAATAGTACAGTACCTTGTTCAGCTCCCATCCGTGCAATGTCTTTAGCTAAAAAGCCGCTGCTTTGCAACAATAGCTGTGTAGCATCTTTGTATAAAGGTTCTGAACTGGAAATGACTTCCCAAGTTCAGTGAGCCCCTGGAGTCGGGAAGTGATCATGATAGATCCATGATCAGCCTTTGGAAAGAATTTGTAGACATCGTATCCACAGTGACCACGGCCTTGGATTAGAGAATACTGGTCAATGTTGTCAAAGATGATGAGCCATCTAGTATTGCCTGGCCTCGCTAGCCACTGTAGTACTTGATTTGCCCTTTGCACAGCTTCCCCTTCGTTGACTGCCTGATCCTCTATAGGCTGTCCTTGTATCTGAGAGAGGCAAGAACTTAAAGAGGAAACCAAGGCAGATTGGTCCTTGCCGTTCAGCCAGAATATGGCTGTAAATTCATTCTTGTGTTTTCGTGCAAAGTGAATTGCTAGTTGTGTTTTGCCAATCCCACCCAGACCATGGAGGACAGCCACCTTTCGTGTCTGTGAACTAGCTGGTTGTAGATAATCCCATAGACAGTTtagttcttcttctcgtccaacGAACTCCTCAATCGCAGGAACCGCTGAAAGGTCTAGCGGGATGTGAAATTTGTTGCCGTCTAAAAAAAAGTGAAAATTTAGCATACAGGTACACAGATCTTGGGTTTATATGCTAACCTTGATGACAGTCTTTTTAATTCACCCAACTCACGTTTGTGAGCTAAACTTCGAAAGTCGACTCCCGGAACATGGGTTGATGGAAGGTTTGAATTGGCGCCCGTCTTCAGTAGCTTTTCTGGTCGCAGAACCCCGTCTTCCTCTTAAAATGGGTTGTGTGCATAAGCCCATTTGCCTCCAGGGTGCGTTTTGTGCCCGTCAGATACGCGCATAAGACAGGCAAGTGAGACCATGCAAACGCGGCTGTGACGGAAGAGGAAAACCTTTCAGGCTTATCTATTTGCTTGAATTCTACTGCCTGCTTGATATGGAGTGCTCGGGCGTCAACTGTCAGGACCAAGAATCTTTGAAGATTGTGTCAGATCGTGCCTGAGTCGTCGAGCAGGTCGAGTCGTTATGCCTGCCGTGGAGAATTCAGCTAGACCTAAAGCGGCCTCCCCCAGCGCTGTCTGAAACAGTATGCCTGAGCCCTCATTTTCGTTGTGGCTGCGATCCATCCTCAGCACATACTACCTTGTTGCTTTCAAGTTCCGAGTCTCCCCGTATCTGGCTCGTCCATAGTCCTCGCAAAAATCCCACTAGTTTGCGAACTGACATGTCCTGGAAAAGCAGATACGCAATACCGTAAAGTAGAATaagaaggacgatgtcgACACATAAGACGGCCAACGAAAGGGGTAAGGCGCCGAGccggatgatgatgacgatagtaTGAGCAATGTTTCTGACAATGGGTCGCAATTCCTGTGGCAGATGTGCCGTGGCTAAGAACTCGTCCTTCCAGCGACCTCTTAGCAGGCCAAATGCGAACCGAAACTCGTGCACGGGAAGAGTAACAAAGAGGTAGGCAATAATAAGCAATGATAGGCTTTGTGACTTCGTGTTTGTTTTCCTGGACGATGAAGTCGCCCCTGCCCTGGACGGGACAACAGCACTTGGATCAGTCCCGGAGGCTGAAGCCGCTGGCTTCTGCTTCCCGTCTACCTTATTCTCCGCGGAGTGCATGTAGGAGGCCATATAGAGGGTTCTTCCGACGATCCACTTAGCAAACCTTCCCGAAACTATATATACCTTGTTCACATTAAAGGCGATGATGACCAAGGGCAAGACAATGGCGGCAGATACTGAGACTTGGAAACCATGAGTTCGGTGGAATACAGGAATTTTTCAAGCAAATAATACTCACACATGATACTTGACACATAATCTAGGTGCAAACCGTCAGGCTGTTTTGGGAATTCTACAATGTCGATCGCGAAGAATGCCGCCATGAATGAAAGGGGTAGCTTCCGATTGTTAGATCTACATGTTCATGATGTAGCTGAAGGGATGAGCTCACAAAGATGATGGTGACGAGTGTGAATACCATAAGCGTATCCCCTTGCCTCGCCGTATCATCGGCCTGTCTCCGTGAGGATCGAGCTTCCTGCACGTTGGCGTGTTTTTGTTTCAGGTCCAGTAGGTGGTTAAGCTGTGAAGAGTCAGTGGAAGCTACCAGTACGAAACTGAGATCATACCGCTTTGTATGTGTCATTTGCATGCTTGTCCATTCTTTTGATTTCCGCTATATATTGCTTGACTATGCGCCTTGGCCTCGAGTTATCAAGGTTTCTGAGTTTCTCAAAATCTCTGATGACCTTTTCTTGATCGAGGAATAGGACCATTAATGTGTGGAGCTCATCTCGTatgtccttgatcttctcaagcaaTTCCACGTCTTTATGGATGTCCAGGGAATCGTACTTTCTCCGATTACTTCCGACACTTTCGTCTTTAGCAACTTGGTCACGGAAGCGTCGGAAACGTTGAGCCTCGTCGTCAGTCTGCGTGAACGTCAGCGTGCCGAATGCGGTACTCCTAAGGTGGGTGTGGGAACTTGCCACCTGTCCAATTGCAACTTCGTAAAACTCCAGGAATTGAAGATTGGGGCTCGTGTTGATAATCGGATCTAGACAAGATGTCAGGCATTTGCAAATAATGATTTCGGCCAACTGATGGGGCTCCCCAATCTGGGAACGGCTTTGCGTGATATTCTCTAGAACATCCGTTGTGtcaagagcagaagaagcttgctcTTTGTCCTCCCCTTTGCTCCACCTCTCTGGGAAGCTTGTAATCACTGTATCTATGCCAGGTGTTAGCGATGCAAGTTAGTGTGACCTAAGAAGTACAAGGATACTAACGATCCTCCAGAACCCAGAGCCAAAGTTGGTCCACGACCATCAGCACTGGCTCGCCAATTAATTTGCCCTCGTCGAACATGCGTCCGACGAGCTGGCTTTCATCGCGGTCTTTCGTGCTCTTCAATGCATGATAGAAATATTGGTCAAGGCTACGGCGAATGTGTAGCTGATCAACCGGACGTCGCTCCAACTTATTCTGACCTCGTTGATTATCACTCGGGTCTGGTCGCGTCATGTACGCTCTCATGAGCGCCTGGTGTTTTCCATTCGGCAGAGGGGCGCTATGTAAAGGCATATCCGCGAACTGCTGCGCGTAGTCGTTCATTTCCCGGAAGGTGACCGCGTACTCCCAATGCACGTACGGCATCTATTGCTGACTTAGAGGCCTCGACAGCATACTGCGGAACATATGGCATACCAGAAGCACGAAGCCCCCTTTCTTTCCGCCTATGGTAGTCACACCGTCAGAACAACCCTACACACCGGTTGGTTTACATTCTA is a window of Aspergillus nidulans FGSC A4 chromosome VI DNA encoding:
- a CDS encoding uncharacterized protein (transcript_id=CADANIAT00009732), which translates into the protein MGLCTQPILRGRRGSATRKATEDGRQFKPSINPCSGNGNKFHIPLDLSAVPAIEEFVGREEELNCLWDYLQPASSQTRKVAVLHGLGGIGKTQLAIHFARKHKNEFTAIFWLNGKDQSALVSSLSSCLSQIQGQPIEDQAVNEGEAVQRANQVLQWLARPGNTRWLIIFDNIDQYSLIQGRGHCGYDVYKFFPKADHGSIMITSRLQGLTELGKSFPVQNLYTKMLHSYYLINLSSLLDGLSLAIVIAGAFVRQTGTTFREYLELYRTSWFDLQSQSAPTRQYRQGNIVQTWIITYKEIQERDPTAAKLLLLLAFFDNQDIWYELIQKGNSKLQI
- a CDS encoding GIY-YIG nuclease family protein (transcript_id=CADANIAT00009730); its protein translation is MKSSANIDGRRIVPFAIHSTTNDSFHDVHPILNPANSEALGSLPLLSHQGQHIRNEEKAGKGVLDIKKRLNCERANCGSRTKTTGKPCKVLLKEDKIAAADAVIESLRPLTQSSPNLEDQLFELANIVHCHQHASKVLKQQRVNDWFMTFPTGDDKTIPVMSVAKKIENILWDKVSNCCIGKNKKGNRCQRKIGGQKVQNYQRTIKEIVKPDTYLDDSELDYFLQVLQHNTFCFYHVSDQGAKQVKEWKDTITNIRRKSGIPAADSNISQSGKGDSQQASTPNVHMDTSSSNILRRRSKSLSPAQFWPEEHDNTPLKIVTKPIDTADTIPYLLPETDQTKGFVYAYEVESNKGLVKIGYTSKTVGERLSEWTFDCNRVVLPIYPIDSRAAVAVPNAPFVEALCHAELRQRNVWINCDACLKRHVEWFRVSPTEAIALIRKWSNWAWMQPLPYHPSLDLALDACAEAKMEDNNAFDAKWPVEEIQVQLQAV
- a CDS encoding uncharacterized protein (transcript_id=CADANIAT00009731) yields the protein MGQLACYVSLWTTVLLSASAASERYLPVVKRDDPAVVSARLHAPPAPAIPALQARDTISAPALKDSKFGQGGYWLNVSIGTPPQPVALLVDAQDTGIVVMYPGSQNVDCSDYRYCDFYGQFAPQNSSSFASYDEDWQQELPTSFSGFDTLRVGDSKPINISLGLVAVDNVSSYSSIGIGPSNTSFPYQLVDRGLINTPSFSAWRDAVQDADPDLEQHPNHSPGSILFGGINAAKFIGPLHAFSFRDSLPSMTLPVHGVQIHVDPAAGLPSTANFSSTEVLINSTFKETLFDLQTRYVSTYVPLETAMIIYNALNLTTNRRDDGYYTAPEIPCSRKTENHTLTFLIGSAAFDIPWTAFLHPSNIPSQGICYFYIQPPYEEDPLFAGTLGSTLLSQLYLAVDYNSMMIGIAPINRNSPQDEILEIGTEAPQFPGGVGDFPETVTAYTPAPTETIATETSDGWAAMRTAAPCVLPAVAGAVLIGLI